A stretch of Mya arenaria isolate MELC-2E11 chromosome 14, ASM2691426v1 DNA encodes these proteins:
- the LOC128217175 gene encoding ubiquitin carboxyl-terminal hydrolase 4-like, protein MAEGGESTVPNVEEQKSFISNQIQRPLIKGEIWYILDVKWFKQWKSYVGYDSWDNYNVGDDSANPGHIDNTPLFEEGSTKMKEHLIDDLDYTLVPAEAWEKLVAWYTLFENQEPLPRKVIEEGVYSKSLKVEVYPWNLKICENSKTEEQIIKEFSRSDTIEQLEKTMRQEFNINEDKEVRLWNRYMTNMYEPLNKKENTLQDAGLYSGQVVVIELKNDDGTWPRQTPKSSSYGSTSTSTSTSVSTRSGNTYGGDSNEGGGFYNRQQKSVTPGLCGLSNIGNTCFMNSALQCMSNVPHLTEYFRSGKWANEVNEDNPLGMHGEIARSYAELIDTIWSGNNSFTVPRNFKYAVGRFAPQFSGYQQQDSQELMAFLLDGLHEDLNRIKKKPYVELNDAENRPDEVVAQEAWDNYLKRNDSIITDLFHGLLKSTVQCPECSKISVTFDPFCYLSLPLPVKKERQLEVFWVPLDPRKKPEQFKLTVAKMGFVHDMCAALSQHVNVDKQFMVVTDVYNHRFHKIFGMNESLSQIMDRDDIFIYEVPNNTHDDSEMVVLPVYMREERTKGSYNSGYSTFQLFSQPILVPVPRHNCTYEELYNRVLTRLARFVNLPSLEERWWETENGEELSSEEVEDNNSATVDNQAYSGTCNGTSLKDSSDDSGMEISNGESTTSEDTQDSDISSKVPAVFTEQNVETVAPKVKQPPKMFRFSVVNSYGTAEMEYKLKDDGRPLKLSSRMYISLDWHPQAKEKFYVDSEAESFEVHDTMRNKPQKKQVIQLGDCLELFTTTEELGEHDPWYCPQCKKHQQATKKFDLWSLPDTLIIHLKRFSYNRYWRDKIDALVEFPARDHDLNKYVIDPSNKVPYVYDLIGVVNHYGGLGGGHYTAYCQNHVENKWYYFDDSSVSEASAEATVSKAAYVLVYQKRGTLPARSGPAPTATVTSDNDKASEEMDCN, encoded by the exons ATGGCGGAAGGTGGAGAATCGACGGTCCCAAATGTTGAGGAACAAAAATCTTTTATATCAAACCAGATCCAAAGACCCCTGATTAAAGGGGAAATATG gTACATACTGGATGTGAAATGGTTCAAGCAGTGGAAAAGCTATGTAGGTTACGACAGCTGGGACAACTACAATGTTGGAGATGACTCTGCCAACCCTGGACACATAGACAACACGCCGCTGTTTGAAG AGGGCAGCACAAAGATGAAGGAGCACCTTATTGATGACCTTGATTACACGCTGGTGCCTGCTGAAGCCTGGGAAAAGCTTGTCGCTTGGTACACTCTCTTCGAAAACCAG GAGCCTTTGCCAAGAAAAGTGATCGAAGAAGGTGTCTACAGTAAATCTTTGAAAGTAGAAGTTTATCCATGGAATCTGAAGATTTGTGAAAATTCCAAAACAGAAGAACAAATAATCAAAGAATTCAGTCGCTCCGACACAATAG aGCAACTGGAGAAGACCATGCGGCAGGAGTTTAACATCAACGAAGACAAGGAGGTTCGCCTGTGGAACCGCTACATGACAAATATGTATGAGCCTCTTAACAAGAAGGAAAACACACTCCAGGATGCGGGGCTGTACTCTGGACAGGTTGTTGTTATTGAGCTCAAAAACGATGATGGAACTTGGCCTAGACAGACTCCAAAGAG TTCCTCATATGGCAGCACCTCCACGTCTACGAGTACATCCGTGTCAACCAG GTCAGGAAATACCTACGGTGGTGACAGTAATGAGGGAGGGGGCTTCTACAATCGACAACAGAAGAGTGTCACCCCAGGGCTGTGTGGGCTCTCCAACATAGGAAACACTTGCTTCATGAACTCAGCATTACAG TGTATGAGTAATGTACCACACCTAACTGAGTATTTCCGCTCGGGAAAGTGGGCCAACGAGGTTAATGAGGATAATCCTCTTGGTATGCATGGGGAGATAGCCCGCTCTTACGCCGAGCTCATCGACACTATATGGTCTGGCAACAATAGTTTCACAGTGCCTAGGAATTTCAAG TATGCAGTGGGTAGGTTTGCGCCCCAGTTCTCCGGCTACCAGCAACAGGACTCCCAGGAACTGATGGCCTTCCTCCTGGATGGGCTGCATGAAGACCTCAACCGTATCAAGAAGAAGCCTTATGTCGAGCTCAATGATGCAGAGAATAGGCCCGATGAG GTTGTGGCACAGGAGGCTTGGGATAACTACCTGAAGCGTAACGATTCCATCATCACAGACCTTTTTCACGGCCTCCTCAAGTCAACCGTGCAGTGTCCGGAGTGCTCCAAGATCTCTGTGACCTTCGACCCCTTCTGCTACCTCTCGTTGCCCCTCCCTGTCAAGAAAGAACGACAGCTAGAGGTGTTCTGGGTACCCCTAGACCCACGGAAAAAACCTGAACAG TTCAAGTTGACAGTGGCAAAGATGGGGTTTGTCCATGATATGTGTGCCGCTCTCTCTCAACATGTCAATGTGGACAAACAGTTT ATGGTGGTTACGGATGTGTACAACCACCGCTTCCACAAGATATTTGGAATGAATGAATCCTTGAGTCAAATTATGGACCGGGACGACATCTTCATCTACGAGGTACCAAACAACACCCATGATGACAGTGAGATGGTTGTCCTGCCTGTCTACATGAGGGAAGAAAG GACAAAGGGCTCGTACAACTCTGGGTACAGCACATTCCAGCTGTTCAGCCAGCCCATCCTGGTACCAGTACCTAGACACAACTGTACATATGAGGAGCTCTATAACAGGGTCCTCACTAGGCTTGC GCGGTTTGTGAATTTGCCAAGCCTGGAGGAACGCTGGTGGGAGACAGAGAATGGGGAGGAGTTGAGCTCCGAAGAGGTGGAAGATAACAACTCCGCCACTGTAGACAACCAGGCTTATTCTGGCACATGCAATGGAACTTCAT TGAAGGACTCCTCCGATGACTCAGGTATGGAGATAAGTAACGGAGAGAGCACAACCAGCGAGGACACCCAGGATAGCGACATCTCTAGCAAGGTGCCCGCCGTCTTCACGGAGCAGAATGTGGAGACAGTAGCTCCCAAGGTGAAACAGCCACCGAAGATGTTCAGGTTCTCTGTGGTGAACTCCTACGGCACAGCAGAAATGGAGTATAAACTGAAAGATGATGGACGACCTCTTAAACTGAGCA GTCGTATGTACATTTCGCTGGACTGGCACCCGCAGGCAAAGGAGAAGTTCTATGTTGACTCAGAGGCGGAGTCGTTTGAAGTTCATGATACCATGCGTAACAAGCCACAGAAGAAGCAGGTGATACAGCTTGGAGACTGCCTTGAACTGTTCACCACTACAGAAGAGCTGGGAGAACATGACCCATG GTACTGCCCACAATGTAAGAAGCACCAGCAGGCTACGAAGAAGTTTGATCTTTGGTCCCTGCCCGACACCCTAATAATTCACTTGAAACGCTTCTCCTACAACCGTTACTGGAGAGACAAGATTGACGCTCTTGTAGAGTTTCCTGCCAG GGACCATGACCTGAACAAGTATGTGATAGATCCAAGCAACAAGGTGCCGTATGTGTATGACTTGATTGGGGTTGTCAACCACTATGGCGGGCTTGGAGGAGGACAtt ACACAGCTTACTGCCAGAACCATGTTGAAAACAAGTGGTACTACTTTGATGACTCCAGTGTCTCTGAGGCCAGTGCAGAGGCTACAGTG TCAAAAGCTGCATACGTATTAGTGTACCAGAAGCGAGGAACCCTGCCCGCCCGATCGGGACCTGCTCCCACGGCAACTGTTACCAGCGACAACGATAAGGCCTCTGAAGAAATGGACTGCAATTGA
- the LOC128217460 gene encoding uncharacterized protein LOC128217460: protein MNINCRSIRGGKSSEFQAALNYIRPDIVCGTESWLKGVQPGKAETADSIKSSEVFPQNYNAFRNDRGTLGGGVFVLVHQDLISEEKPELVTNCEIEWTKVKVKGSKDLLISSFYMPHRSLIHVSELKKSLELTTTGKEKHIILAGDFNCPDIDWKTLTVRNNAQDREVQQALLDVITEFNLTQIHDQPTRENNLLYLIFTSNPSIIKSTANAPGISDHAIVVADSDTKPIYVKQKPRKCLIYSKANWEQIKADSKNISQRVTSLATSDSTTDQLWNIFKHELKNTIDRNIPTRTKKSNNSTPWLTMKLRRMLKRKARLYKKARATNNWSLYKDYQKHCKRKFRKAEWTHVNDIINEGLKSNNTKPFWRFIKSKKEDNVGVAPLKDKGHLTSDSKTKAELLVKHFESVFTSEHVEQLPEFPNRISENIEHLVISQEGVRKLLLNLDTIKAGGPDQLPTKVLQQCAVELAPAVTSIFQSFIDSGELPLDWRNSFVTPVFKKGDRHLPENYRPV, encoded by the coding sequence ATGAATATCAATTGCAGGAGTATCAGAGGTGGGAAAAGCTCCGAGTTCCAAGCAGCGCTGAACTACATACGCCCAGATATCGTTTGTGGCACGGAATCATGGTTAAAGGGAGTACAGCCTGGAAAAGCGGAGACTGCTGATTCCATAAAGTCCAGTGAAGTATTTCCGCAAAATTACAATGCTTTTAGAAATGACAGAGGAACATTAGGCGGTGGTGTGTTTGTCCTCGTCCACCAAGATCTTATATCCGAAGAAAAACCAGAGCTAGTTACAAACTGTGAAATTGAATGGACAAAAGTAAAAGTTAAAGGATCCAAAGACTTATTAATTTCATCCTTCTACATGCCACATCGAAGTCTTATTCATGTTTCGGAACTGAAAAAATCTCTAGAACTGACTACAACtggaaaagaaaaacatattatacTTGCAGGAGACTTTAACTGTCCGGATATTGACTGGAAAACACTCACCGTACGCAACAATGCACAAGACCGGGAAGTCCAACAAGCCCTTCTAGATGTTATTACAGAGTTTAATCTCACACAGATCCACGACCAACCTACTAGAGAGAACAACCTATTATATCTCATTTTTACGTCAAACCCTTCAATCATCAAATCGACGGCCAACGCTCCAGGAATCTCCGACCATGCCATAGTTGTTGCGGACTCAGATACTAAACCCATATACGTAAAGCAAAAACCAAGGAAATGCCTTATCTACTCAAAGGCCAACTGGGAACAGATAAAAGCAGACTCTAAGAACATATCTCAGCGTGTTACCTCACTTGCAACTTCAGACAGTACTACTGACCAACTTTGgaacattttcaaacatgaaCTCAAAAACACAATCGACAGGAATATCCCTACACGTACCAAGAAATCCAACAACTCAACTCCATGGCTAACAATGAAACTTAGAAGGATGCTCAAAAGAAAGGCAAGATTATACAAGAAAGCTCGAGCAACGAACAACTGGTCACTGTATAAGGACTATCAGAAACACTGCAAAAGAAAATTTAGAAAGGCTGAATGGACTCATGTGAATGACATTATTAATGAAGGACTAAagtcaaacaacacaaaacctTTCTGGCGTTTCATAAAGTCAAAAAAAGAAGACAACGTGGGAGTCGCCCCTCTCAAAGACAAAGGACATTTAACCAGTGATAGTAAAACAAAGGCAGAActtttagtaaaacattttgaatcaGTATTTACCAGTGAACATGTTGAACAGTTACCAGAATTTCCAAATAGAATATctgaaaatattgaacatcTTGTAATATCTCAAGAAGGAGTCAGAAAACTTCTACTGAACTTGGATACAATAAAAGCAGGTGGTCCAGACCAGCTTCCTACGAAAGTCCTTCAACAGTGTGCAGTTGAACTAGCTCCAGCTGTGACTTCCATCTTCCAGTCGTTTATTGACTCTGGTGAATTACCTCTAGATTGGAGAAATTCATTTGTTACTCCCGTTTTCAAGAAAGGGGATCGCCACCTCCCAGAAAACTACCGGCCAGTTTAA